tgcttcagcttcttgaACAGCTTTGATTATTGGTCTGTACCATCTAGCTCAGCATTTACACttagtctttgtttgtttgttttttttggtttttcaagacagggtttctctgtgtagccctggctgtcctggcactcactttgtagaccaggctggcctcgaactcagaaatccgcctgcctctgcctcccgagtgctgggattaaaggcgtgcgccaccacgcccggcatttaCACTTAGTcttacaagtctttaaagaaataagCACAAAGACACACTTTCCTTGTCACCTTACCGAGAATCAGAAGGGTAATTCCATTAAAAACAGCACCAACATAGGTCATCAGCCACATGAAGACAGCCAGCTGTGAAGGTCAGTGTCAGAGGGTTAAATAAGAATAAACATACCCCCGAGTTCAAGCTAACTAGGTTTGCATCAATGCAGTGTTTTATGACACAGATTCCCCCATGTGCACTTATAGTCAGAAAACTCACTGTCTTGGGGTCCATAATTTCAGGGTGCTGAGCTGATGACCGCTGGTCTAATGCTGGTCTAATGCTGGTAGGTGGCAGCATTTTCTGTTGatagttattttctcttttctgataAAACCCTATATATGCCCTATTTTACCACCCCCcctcgggacagggtttctctgtgcagtcctggctgccctcgaactcagaagtccgcctgcctctgcctcccaagtgctgggattataggcattcgccaccactgcccggcttacctCTAAATTAAAGCCCAGCAACTAACCTTCAAGGAGTCAACCAAGTCTTCTACCAGAAAGAGACGAATAATGAGTTTGAGGGCCTTGTTGACATGCACCATCGCAGCATTCATGTAGTTGTGGAAAGCTTCTGAAGACAGGGTAATGTCCACATCCAAGTAGGCCCTTCCGAGGAAGAAAAAACAGTCGCACATGTGACACACAAGGGGAAATTCTTCAACAGCACAGTGGTATTTTAGTGTGAAATCAGCATTCTAGAACTCTGTAGGGGACACAGCTGTCCTTTACTCGATAAAAGCTAATATGCCAGTTATCTATGAATGTACAATGAAGAACTATCTGGTGTAGATATATCAAAATACACTCTGTACATCAGATagcagagggcttgcctagcatgcatgagatcctggttcaatccccagcattataaaacaagtaaaaaccaaaaattcatttgtgtgtttgtgtgtatatgcatgttgaGTTCAGAGAACTACCATGGGTGTCATTTCTCTGGCCCTATCctgtccttctctttttctctttctttaacaGTTTCCTACCGACCTACTGTCCAAAtacactgttttatttttaatgcacatgtgtatgtacgtgtgtgtgtgtgtgtgtgtgtgtgtgtagtggtttgaatgaaaatgaccccacAGGCTCATAGGCAGTGGTACTACTAGAAAATGTGGCCTACTAGGAGTGTGCTTTGACGTTTTAGGagctcaagccaagcccagtggTTCATACTGCCTCTTTTGGTCGCCTGTGGATCCAGACAGAGgtctcagcaccatgtctgcctgtacactgttatgcttcccaccataacaATGGACTAAACTGTAGTAAACTCTGAACTGTAAAGGACTAAACCTCTCAAAAgttagtcccaattaaatgttttcctttataaaagttgctgtggtcatgttgtctcttcccagcaataggaCATTGTCTAAAACAGTgggtacacacatggtgcacaagtAGAGGTCGGGGGACAGTTTGTggcagttggttctctccttccaccatgtgggtcctagggactgAAATCAGATTGTCAAGCTTAGATTGTCaagcttttacctgctgagcatctTGCTGGCTAGGACCTTGTcttagcaagttccagaacacccaAAGCTACGTAGAGAGACCTTGTGTCaagcaatcaccatcaaaacaaaaacttaacaacaacaacaacaacaacaacaacaaaaaaggcctGGGACTagagctcaatggtagagcacttgccttgtATGTGTAAGGTCCTAGGCTCAATCTCCAAGCTGTGGGCAGGGAGCATAGtttaaaaaagcaaaggaaagacTGAGGAGGGTAGCAATCATGAATATGTTAGGGCTGCAAACTATATAACACACTGTGTTTTCAGAGGCTGAGATTAAAAAAAGGGTGGTGGTAGGTGTATAGGCAGGCAAAGGGTCTCAACTACATAGCCCCTAGAACTTACTGTATAGATAAGGCTGGCCTGAACTTAAAGAGCTCTgcttgccttggcctcccaaatGCTGCGATTTTGGCATGCCACAGTGACCATGTCTGGCATTCTTGTTCTGAGGGGTAAGCCTGTGCTCATAACCTGTTCATTCACACAACAGCTACTGAGCGTCTACTGCTTATCAGGTTTGAAGACATCTTGAGGAGCTCAAACTCTTGGAAGAGCAGAAGAGTAAGAGGCATGTGTTCATTTTCctgtttataaatataaaggttttaaaCATGAGATGTTTCCAGGTatggaagcagagggaggtgggtttctgtgtttgaggccagccttatcAACACAGTGAGTTCTTTGCCAGCtagggagacacacagagaccttgtcccaccaaaacaaaacaaaacaaacaaaccctgtctccaaaccgTCCCATGTCTCTAACACCCCCCCTCCCGACAAAAAGATATCTGAGCTTGTAAAATATATTCACTAAGTCAACAATTactatattaatttataattacAACCcgcactctagttccaggggaccagATGCACTCTTTTTGCCTGCAAAGGCACCACATGCATATGTtgtacaggcatacatacaggtaaaacagccatatacataaatattattttaaagggtAAAAATAACTGCCCCTAGACTCAGGGAAACTGCACTAGAgttaaagaaaatcagaaataaaacccCCTGGTTCTAGAACTTGGAATTCAAAGCTGTTTCTAGCTGTTACTATATAGTACTGAAACATGGACACAATGGCTGACTGAGGGCTGCCCTGGGCAAGCTATTCTGTGCCCTGCTCTGGATTTATAGCTCTGGATTTATTAGCCTTAAGTGTGAGTCTCTAGTCAGTTAAAAGTTCTCAGATACTAACCTAATTACTTCTTAGGGTGATGGCAAGTATTTAGGGACTGCTTTTGCCATCTATCTGTAAGAGACAGGTTAGAACTTCAGACATGTGCTATCTCAGCAAACTTACTTGAATGGATgtccttcttctgacttctgcacagCTTGAATGACAGACTTATAGACTCTGAAGCTGATGGTGACAGAGAGAAGAGCCAGGATGAGGTAAGAGACCACACTGATAACACTGAAGGCTGCCAGAGAGAGCAGCATGAT
This genomic stretch from Mus musculus strain C57BL/6J chromosome 19, GRCm38.p6 C57BL/6J harbors:
- the Rtn3 gene encoding reticulon-3 isoform X1, which gives rise to MQLLVPRQHAMGNCCWTQYFGLHRKEGGLMQTGGSSAGSKGFRACPRVHDLIFWRDVKKTGFVFGTTLIMLLSLAAFSVISVVSYLILALLSVTISFRVYKSVIQAVQKSEEGHPFKAYLDVDITLSSEAFHNYMNAAMVHVNKALKLIIRLFLVEDLVDSLKLAVFMWLMTYVGAVFNGITLLILAELLVFSVPIVYEKYKTQIDHYVGIARDQTKSIVEKIQAKLPGIAKKKAE